From a region of the Candidatus Eremiobacteraceae bacterium genome:
- a CDS encoding dihydrolipoamide acetyltransferase family protein: MAKVTMPQLGETVTEGTVGRWLKKTGEAIAKYEPLLEVETDKVASEIPSPFGGTVGEILVQEGETVPVGATVCEIIEAGTAAPAAATSAPAAAAASHVASAAPSASSPGNSRTAAPPAQANGARYSPAVRKLAREHQLDLGGVAGTGRAGRITARDVVKAVESGVATRFSPAAQVAQATAASAGSSQARTAAPPSAAHAPVLAHAGDDDTIIRLSQMRKTIAERMTQAATTIPHAWCMMEADVTELSRWRDREKAAFKAHEGVNLTYLPIVVQAVCRALKENPLVNSAWGGDHVIQRKHINVGIAIDVEEGLVVPVVRDADRLSLAGLAQSIAELVDKARRRRLTMPDLTDGTITVDNTGALGNVASVPIINPPQAAIITMEAVVKRPWVVNDAIAIRSIMNLCLCLDHRVLDGAVASRFLSSVKKTLESYPQ; encoded by the coding sequence TTGGCAAAAGTCACCATGCCGCAACTCGGTGAGACCGTCACCGAGGGCACAGTCGGACGCTGGCTCAAGAAAACGGGCGAAGCCATCGCCAAATACGAGCCGCTGCTCGAAGTCGAGACCGATAAGGTCGCGTCGGAGATCCCCTCACCGTTCGGCGGTACCGTCGGAGAGATTCTCGTCCAAGAGGGCGAGACCGTGCCGGTGGGCGCCACGGTATGCGAAATCATCGAAGCGGGAACGGCAGCGCCGGCGGCCGCGACAAGTGCTCCGGCCGCAGCAGCGGCAAGCCATGTAGCTTCGGCAGCGCCGAGCGCAAGCTCGCCCGGCAATTCTCGAACGGCCGCGCCGCCCGCGCAGGCTAACGGCGCCCGCTATTCTCCGGCAGTGCGCAAGCTCGCGCGCGAGCATCAACTGGATCTTGGCGGAGTTGCGGGAACTGGGCGCGCCGGCCGCATCACCGCACGAGATGTCGTAAAGGCGGTTGAAAGCGGCGTGGCCACGAGGTTCTCGCCGGCAGCACAAGTAGCGCAAGCAACCGCCGCATCCGCTGGATCGAGCCAAGCCCGGACGGCAGCCCCGCCGTCCGCGGCGCATGCCCCCGTTCTCGCGCACGCCGGCGACGACGACACCATCATCCGCCTCTCGCAGATGCGCAAGACCATCGCTGAGCGCATGACGCAAGCCGCCACCACCATCCCGCACGCGTGGTGCATGATGGAGGCCGACGTCACCGAACTTTCACGCTGGCGCGACCGCGAGAAGGCCGCCTTCAAGGCGCACGAAGGCGTCAATCTCACATACTTGCCCATCGTCGTGCAAGCCGTCTGCCGTGCGTTGAAAGAAAATCCGCTGGTCAACAGCGCGTGGGGCGGCGATCATGTCATCCAACGCAAGCATATCAACGTCGGCATCGCGATCGACGTCGAAGAGGGACTGGTCGTTCCGGTCGTGCGCGACGCGGACCGCTTGAGCCTAGCCGGTCTTGCGCAATCCATCGCCGAACTCGTCGACAAAGCGCGGCGGCGCCGGCTCACCATGCCCGATCTCACCGATGGCACCATCACGGTCGACAACACCGGCGCGCTCGGCAATGTCGCTTCGGTTCCGATTATCAATCCGCCGCAAGCCGCGATCATCACTATGGAAGCAGTCGTGAAGCGTCCCTGGGTGGTCAACGATGCGATCGCGATCCGCTCCATCATGAATCTATGTCTGTGTCTGGATCACCGGGTGCTTGACGGTGCAGTGGCCTCGCGCTTCCTCAGCTCGGTCAAAAAGACGCTGGAGAGCTATCCGCAGTAA